Proteins encoded by one window of Superficieibacter sp. HKU1:
- a CDS encoding methyl-accepting chemotaxis protein, with protein MRLLRNLTIRLVMLSILGIFCVLWSGVGLYGVISLTKVAEGNDVDRQLVKQMTLLSQGNDQYFRFVTRLSRAMETKAAGGTADFSSAQQALETMRKRLDELKAISPGAMDAQISAEVIQNWQALLEQGVVPQMQRAQQGTVEEYRAQANDITPPLSRAFGLSAEKFNAAGASTLDHTRIMVDDRTNKTRIAIIAAVVVGILLLIFSDRYLVTMLVKPLERIRQQFRQIAQGDLSQPIEDMGRNCVGQLVPLLKTMQDSLREAVSNIRSGSENIWRGATEIATGNNDLSSRTEEQAAALEETAASMEQLTATVKLNADHARQASELADVASTTASEGGELVGEVVDTMVGISASSKKIAEITDVINSIAFQTNILALNAAVEAARAGEQGRGFAVVAGEVRNLASRSAGAAKEIEALIADSVTRVEKGSRLVSDAGTTMEAILRAVQEVTTIMKQIAAATDEQSKGISQVGIAIAQMDSVTQQNASLVEQVSAAASSLRLQTEDLRSSVQTFRLSDEEISQAVAPAETPRSPRMAKPAATEEWVAF; from the coding sequence ATGCGACTTCTTCGTAACCTCACTATCCGTCTCGTCATGTTGTCGATTCTGGGTATTTTCTGCGTGCTGTGGTCCGGCGTCGGCCTGTACGGCGTCATCTCCCTGACTAAGGTTGCAGAAGGCAATGATGTTGACCGACAGCTGGTAAAACAGATGACCCTGTTAAGCCAGGGTAACGACCAGTATTTTCGCTTTGTCACCCGCCTGAGCCGGGCGATGGAAACCAAAGCAGCAGGGGGGACAGCGGATTTTTCCTCCGCGCAGCAGGCGCTGGAGACCATGCGTAAAAGACTGGATGAGCTGAAGGCCATCTCTCCGGGCGCGATGGATGCGCAAATCTCTGCGGAAGTCATTCAAAACTGGCAGGCGCTGCTGGAGCAGGGCGTTGTGCCGCAAATGCAGCGAGCGCAGCAGGGAACGGTTGAGGAATACCGCGCTCAGGCTAATGACATCACCCCACCGCTGAGCCGCGCGTTTGGCCTGAGCGCCGAGAAGTTTAATGCGGCGGGCGCGTCAACGCTCGATCACACCCGTATTATGGTGGATGACCGCACCAATAAGACCCGGATTGCCATTATTGCCGCCGTGGTTGTCGGTATTCTGCTGCTGATTTTTTCCGATCGCTATCTGGTGACGATGCTGGTGAAACCGCTTGAGCGCATTCGTCAGCAGTTCCGCCAGATTGCGCAGGGCGATCTCAGTCAGCCGATAGAAGACATGGGACGTAACTGCGTCGGACAACTGGTGCCGTTGCTGAAGACAATGCAGGACAGCCTGCGCGAGGCGGTCAGCAATATTCGCTCCGGCAGCGAAAATATCTGGCGCGGGGCGACAGAAATTGCCACCGGCAATAACGATCTCTCTTCCCGCACCGAAGAACAGGCCGCGGCGCTGGAAGAAACGGCCGCCAGCATGGAGCAGCTTACCGCAACGGTAAAATTAAATGCCGATCATGCGCGCCAGGCCAGCGAGCTGGCGGACGTTGCCTCTACCACCGCCAGTGAAGGCGGCGAACTGGTCGGCGAAGTGGTCGATACGATGGTCGGAATTTCTGCCAGTTCGAAGAAAATCGCCGAAATTACCGATGTGATCAACAGCATTGCCTTCCAGACCAATATTCTGGCGCTTAACGCGGCGGTGGAAGCGGCGCGTGCCGGTGAGCAGGGCCGTGGGTTCGCCGTGGTCGCCGGCGAAGTGCGTAATCTTGCCAGCCGCAGCGCCGGTGCGGCGAAAGAAATTGAAGCTCTGATCGCTGATTCCGTCACCCGCGTGGAGAAAGGCTCGCGCCTGGTTTCCGATGCCGGAACCACCATGGAAGCGATTCTGCGGGCGGTGCAGGAAGTCACGACCATCATGAAACAGATTGCCGCCGCGACCGATGAACAAAGTAAAGGTATCTCGCAGGTCGGCATTGCAATTGCGCAGATGGACAGCGTAACGCAGCAGAACGCCTCGCTGGTGGAGCAAGTCTCGGCAGCGGCATCGTCCCTGCGGCTTCAGACAGAAGATCTGCGTAGCTCGGTGCAAACGTTCCGTCTTTCCGATGAGGAAATATCACAGGCGGTAGCGCCAGCAGAGACGCCGCGTTCACCGCGCATGGCTAAGCCTGCGGCAACCGAAGAGTGGGTCGCGTTTTAA
- a CDS encoding RNA helicase produces MNSIIYLVIALLLLTAIILLLMTEFNKRPVENEEESPLPVPAMSKQEGEDHFSVLMNAITPVWYWRVNHEYIDFLHATIKRMDVTQIKSTPGLFDAQRRCSDLNSAVYKYYDNLKQRCQNGEKVPRTDLDVVNLQQCFREFSMDAYPTLVALVWPEYQRPFVKPYLV; encoded by the coding sequence ATGAACAGTATTATTTATTTAGTGATTGCACTGCTATTGCTCACCGCTATTATTCTCTTACTGATGACAGAGTTCAATAAAAGACCGGTGGAAAATGAAGAAGAATCCCCCTTGCCGGTACCGGCAATGTCAAAACAGGAGGGGGAAGACCATTTTTCTGTACTGATGAACGCAATTACACCGGTATGGTACTGGCGGGTAAACCATGAATATATTGACTTTTTACACGCCACTATTAAGCGAATGGACGTCACACAAATTAAATCCACGCCGGGTTTATTTGATGCTCAGCGCCGCTGTAGCGATCTCAATTCAGCGGTTTATAAATATTACGATAATCTGAAACAGCGCTGTCAGAACGGTGAGAAAGTGCCGCGCACGGATTTGGACGTCGTCAACCTTCAGCAGTGCTTTCGTGAGTTTAGTATGGATGCTTATCCTACCCTGGTCGCGCTGGTCTGGCCGGAATACCAGCGGCCGTTTGTGAAACCTTACCTTGTTTAA
- a CDS encoding cytoplasmic protein, with protein sequence MIWRTNNVKKYDSKDVYLTLDDTKSDDLILKHNLAVLISDKNATIQNTAKALVSIPAALVKMKWQNRREIYAYQVKEEIYGAVINEIIARRPDLKEKIFDHIEASYQHLRARETATLGLTRKLSDGNYRTSNVRIVPLEAEAPSSPAPAADSPGDPV encoded by the coding sequence ATGATCTGGAGGACGAATAACGTGAAAAAATATGATAGCAAAGACGTTTATTTGACTTTAGACGATACAAAAAGCGATGACCTTATCTTAAAGCACAATCTTGCGGTGCTCATTAGCGATAAAAATGCCACCATCCAGAATACGGCCAAAGCGCTGGTTTCAATACCCGCCGCGCTGGTAAAGATGAAATGGCAAAACCGTCGCGAGATTTACGCTTACCAGGTAAAAGAAGAAATTTATGGCGCGGTGATTAATGAAATCATCGCCCGCCGTCCGGACCTGAAAGAGAAAATCTTTGACCACATTGAAGCCAGCTATCAGCACTTACGCGCCCGTGAAACCGCTACGCTCGGCCTGACGCGTAAACTCTCCGACGGCAATTACCGCACGTCGAATGTCAGGATTGTTCCTCTTGAGGCTGAAGCGCCATCTTCCCCTGCCCCTGCGGCAGACTCACCAGGCGATCCCGTCTGA
- a CDS encoding SDR family oxidoreductase, with translation MSKNQTTPQDPTTQYHTGEYPKQKQPSPGVQAKMTPVPDCGEKSYVGSGRLKDRKALVTGGDSGIGRAAAIAYAREGADVAINYLPAEEEDAQDVKALIEAEGRKAVLIPGDLSDETFARSLVHKAREALGGLDVLALVAGKQVAIEEIADLTSEQFQKTYAVNVFALFWITQEALPLLSAGASIITTSSIQAYQPSPHLLDYASTKAAILNYSRGLAKQVAEKGIRVNVVAPGPIWTALQISGGQPQEKLPEFGQQTPMKRAGQPAELAPIYVYLASHESSYVTAEVHGVCGGEHLG, from the coding sequence ATGTCGAAGAATCAAACTACCCCACAAGATCCCACGACCCAGTATCATACGGGTGAATATCCGAAGCAGAAGCAGCCCTCACCGGGTGTGCAGGCCAAAATGACGCCTGTACCGGATTGTGGCGAAAAAAGCTATGTTGGCAGCGGGCGTCTTAAAGATCGTAAGGCACTGGTGACCGGGGGCGATTCAGGCATCGGACGCGCCGCCGCCATTGCTTACGCGCGTGAAGGCGCTGACGTGGCGATTAACTATCTGCCTGCGGAAGAAGAAGATGCGCAGGATGTTAAGGCGCTGATTGAAGCTGAGGGACGCAAAGCGGTGCTCATTCCGGGCGATCTGAGTGATGAAACCTTCGCCCGCTCGCTGGTGCATAAAGCGCGTGAAGCGCTGGGTGGACTGGATGTGCTGGCGCTGGTCGCGGGGAAGCAGGTTGCTATTGAAGAGATTGCCGATCTGACCAGCGAGCAGTTCCAGAAAACCTATGCGGTGAACGTTTTTGCATTGTTCTGGATCACCCAGGAAGCCCTGCCGCTTCTTTCTGCGGGCGCGAGCATTATTACCACCTCGTCAATTCAGGCTTATCAGCCCAGCCCGCATCTGCTGGATTATGCGTCGACTAAAGCCGCGATTCTCAATTACAGCCGTGGACTGGCGAAGCAGGTGGCGGAGAAAGGGATTCGGGTGAATGTGGTGGCGCCAGGGCCAATCTGGACCGCGCTGCAAATTTCCGGCGGTCAGCCGCAGGAGAAACTGCCCGAGTTTGGTCAGCAGACGCCGATGAAGCGCGCCGGGCAGCCTGCGGAGCTGGCACCGATTTACGTTTATCTGGCGAGTCATGAGTCAAGTTATGTGACCGCTGAGGTTCACGGCGTTTGCGGTGGGGAACATTTGGGGTAA
- the exbD gene encoding TonB system transport protein ExbD gives MALHLNENLDDNGEMHDINVTPFIDVMLVLLIIFMVAAPLATVDVKVNLPASSSQPQPRPEKPIYLSVKADNSMFIGNDPVTDETMVNALNTLTEGKKDTTIFFRADKTVDYETMMKVMDTLHQAGYLKIGLVGEEVTKAK, from the coding sequence ATGGCTTTGCATCTTAATGAAAATCTGGATGATAACGGCGAAATGCATGATATCAACGTCACGCCGTTTATCGACGTGATGTTGGTTCTGCTGATCATCTTCATGGTAGCGGCTCCGCTGGCTACCGTTGATGTGAAGGTGAATTTACCGGCATCGTCCAGTCAGCCGCAGCCACGTCCGGAAAAACCGATTTATCTGTCGGTAAAAGCGGATAACAGCATGTTTATCGGTAACGATCCGGTGACTGATGAGACGATGGTGAATGCGCTGAATACTCTCACCGAAGGGAAAAAAGACACCACCATTTTCTTCCGCGCGGATAAAACCGTGGATTATGAAACAATGATGAAGGTGATGGATACCCTGCATCAGGCGGGTTACCTGAAGATTGGTCTGGTAGGCGAAGAGGTGACGAAGGCAAAGTAA
- the exbB gene encoding tol-pal system-associated acyl-CoA thioesterase, translating into MGNNLMQTDLSVLGMYQHADIVVKIVMIGLILASVVTWAIFFSKSAEMLAHKRRIKREQQQLAEARSLDQASEIAASFHSRSLSTRLLYEAQNELELSAGSSDNEGIKERTGFRLERRVAAFGRHMGRGNGYLATIGAISPFVGLFGTVWGIMNSFIGIAQTQTTNLAVVAPGIAEALLATAIGLVAAIPAVVIYNIFARMIGSYKATLGDVAAQILLLQSRDLDLDASNAAQPVRSTQKLRLG; encoded by the coding sequence GTGGGTAATAATTTGATGCAGACGGATCTCTCCGTTCTGGGTATGTATCAACATGCCGACATCGTGGTTAAAATTGTGATGATTGGCCTGATCCTGGCATCGGTCGTCACCTGGGCTATTTTCTTCAGCAAAAGCGCGGAAATGCTGGCGCACAAGCGTCGTATCAAGCGTGAGCAGCAGCAGCTCGCTGAAGCCCGCTCTCTGGATCAGGCCAGCGAAATCGCCGCCTCCTTCCATAGCAGAAGTCTGAGCACTCGTCTGCTTTATGAAGCACAGAACGAGCTGGAACTTTCCGCAGGTTCATCCGATAACGAAGGCATTAAAGAGCGTACCGGATTCCGTCTGGAACGCCGCGTAGCGGCGTTTGGCCGTCATATGGGGCGCGGTAATGGCTATCTGGCTACTATCGGTGCGATCTCTCCGTTCGTCGGCCTGTTTGGTACGGTGTGGGGGATTATGAACAGCTTTATCGGCATCGCCCAGACCCAGACCACTAACCTGGCGGTAGTGGCACCGGGTATCGCGGAAGCGCTGCTGGCGACGGCAATCGGCCTGGTCGCGGCAATCCCGGCGGTGGTGATCTACAACATCTTCGCCCGCATGATCGGCAGCTATAAAGCGACGCTCGGCGATGTTGCCGCGCAGATCCTGCTGCTGCAGAGCCGCGACCTCGATCTGGATGCCAGCAACGCTGCGCAGCCGGTTCGTTCTACCCAGAAACTCCGTTTAGGTTAA
- the metC gene encoding cystathionine beta-lyase produces MAEKHIDTALVNAGRSKKYTQGSVNSVIQRASSLVFETVEAKKHATRNRAKGELFYGRRGTLTHFSLQEAMCELEGGAGCALFPCGAAAVANTILAFVEQGDHILITNTAYEPTQDFATKILGKLGVTTSWFDPLIGAQIADSVQPNTKVVFLESPGSITMEVHDVPAIVEAVRRVAPNAVIMIDNTWAAGILFKALDFGIDISIQAGTKYLIGHSDAMVGTAVANARCWDQLRENAYLMGQMVDADTAYMTSRGLRTLGVRLRQHHESSLKIAEWLAIHPQVAQVNHPALPGSKGHEFWKRDFTGSSGLFSFVLRKRLNDRELAEYLDNFTLFSMAYSWGGYESLILASQPEHIAAIRPDGEVDFDGTLIRVHIGLENVDDLLADLAAGFMRIV; encoded by the coding sequence ATGGCAGAGAAGCATATTGATACCGCCCTGGTGAATGCGGGGCGCAGCAAAAAATATACGCAGGGTTCGGTAAACAGCGTGATCCAGCGCGCCTCATCGCTGGTATTTGAGACTGTGGAAGCGAAAAAACACGCCACCCGCAACCGGGCGAAAGGCGAACTTTTCTATGGCCGTCGCGGGACGCTCACCCATTTTTCGCTGCAGGAAGCGATGTGTGAACTGGAAGGCGGCGCGGGGTGCGCGCTGTTTCCGTGCGGCGCGGCGGCGGTTGCTAATACCATTCTCGCCTTTGTTGAACAGGGCGACCATATTCTTATCACCAATACCGCCTATGAACCGACCCAGGATTTTGCCACTAAAATCCTCGGCAAGCTGGGCGTCACGACGAGCTGGTTTGATCCGCTGATTGGCGCACAGATTGCCGATAGCGTGCAGCCCAATACCAAAGTCGTGTTTCTGGAATCCCCCGGCTCCATCACCATGGAAGTCCATGACGTTCCGGCTATCGTCGAAGCGGTCAGACGCGTGGCACCGAATGCCGTCATTATGATCGACAACACCTGGGCGGCGGGCATTCTGTTTAAGGCGCTCGATTTCGGTATTGATATCTCCATCCAGGCGGGCACCAAATATTTAATTGGCCATTCTGATGCCATGGTAGGAACTGCCGTTGCCAATGCCCGCTGTTGGGATCAACTGCGCGAAAACGCCTATCTGATGGGGCAAATGGTCGATGCGGACACCGCCTATATGACCAGCCGCGGCCTGCGTACCCTCGGCGTGCGCCTGCGCCAGCACCATGAAAGCAGTCTGAAAATTGCCGAGTGGCTTGCCATTCACCCGCAGGTGGCGCAGGTCAATCACCCCGCCCTGCCTGGCAGCAAAGGCCATGAGTTCTGGAAGCGCGATTTCACCGGCAGCAGCGGACTGTTCTCGTTTGTTCTTAGAAAAAGGCTGAACGATCGGGAGCTGGCGGAGTATCTCGACAACTTTACGTTATTCAGCATGGCCTATTCCTGGGGTGGCTATGAATCGCTGATCCTCGCCAGTCAACCTGAGCATATCGCTGCTATTCGACCCGACGGCGAAGTGGATTTTGACGGCACGCTTATCCGCGTCCATATTGGTCTGGAAAATGTTGACGATCTTCTTGCGGATTTAGCAGCGGGGTTCATGCGGATCGTGTAA